In one window of Musa acuminata AAA Group cultivar baxijiao chromosome BXJ3-2, Cavendish_Baxijiao_AAA, whole genome shotgun sequence DNA:
- the LOC135632002 gene encoding putative E3 ubiquitin-protein ligase RF298, whose product MATVLTSASSPLNSSIPIQEASSRNKRKFRADPPLADPNTVADALHMELPDYELFPTEKSTEIPIPEHNHAGICDVCRTHMFGHKEGLELDEFQDVDWSCLTESQLEEILLSNLDMVFRTAIKMITSHGYTEEIATNAVLSSGLCYGYKDTVSNVVDNALVFLRSGQEVDSSRRENVAEDLKKLEKSVLADMISVLRDVSPFFSTGDAMWHLLMFDANVSHACAMDSNLSNTVIYDEYLGTSTGSQLESGSVSNNTSPSINTETNVQGPEKLNRIISCPENMQKSNTAKVVGIPSLPCGRFSASNEDGMGPKPKPLKESLISSYNHAQESSIVVSRSSQEEKPVGSRKVHVGSSKREFVLRQKSVHFEKSYRSLGSKAASRACKQSGLSSLILNRKCNPVSDSASISLKSSSLKIGKAAGINKSTADANLNLSFSDGHSSSPSCISKEISSQLPASSTNTELSLSLPSESNAGVSLKQEPNVNAANYSNNSPIHSDIMCRDWVPEDKKDEKLLVLVPLMHELQAQLQDWTDWAQQKVMQAARRLSKEKAELQTLRQEKEEVARLEKERQTLEENTRKKLAEMELAISKASAQVERANAAAHRLEFENTQLRLGMEAAKLRAAESAANCQEVSRREMKTVKMFQSWEKQQVLFQEELATEKHQLSQLQQQLERVKKLRDQSEARWRQEEKLKDDTLTEANAERKEREQLETSAKSQENALKLEAENVLQRCKNDIRRLEQQIAQLRLVTHSSNIATLRWGTDKSYASRLSDGKRSNDSYVLAKIMDTQDLASEDLQRERECVMCLSEEMSVVFLPCAHQVVCTKCNELHEKKGMKDCPSCRTPIQRRVSVCSTDYQLEHVF is encoded by the exons ATGGCCACAGTACTTACTAGTGCCAGTAGCCCTCTGAACTCATCTATTCCGATCCAGGAAGCAAGTAGCAGGAACAAGAGGAAGTTCCGAGCTGATCCGCCTCTGGCAGACCCGAATACGGTCGCTGATGCATTGCATATGGAGTTGCCGGACTACGAGTTGTTCCCAACGGAGAAAAGTACTGAGATTCCCATCCCCGAACACAACCATGCAGGCATCTGTGATGTGTGTAGGACTCATATGTTTGGGCACAAAGAGGGGCTGGAGTTGGATGAATTCCAGGATGTCGATTGGAGTTGCCTCACCGAGTCCCAGCTCGAGGAGATCTTGTTGAGTAATTTGGATATGGTCTTTAGGACCGCGATTAAGATGATCACTTCGCATGGGTACACCGAGGAAATTGCCACAAATGCTGTGTTGAGCTCAGGGCTCTGTTATGGTTATAAGGATACAGTTTCTAATGTTGTGGACAATGCATTGGTTTTCCTGAGGAGTGGGCAAGAGGTGGATTCTTCTCGTAGGGAGAATGTTGCTGAGGATCTGAAGAAGTTGGAGAAAAGTGTGTTGGCCGATATGATAAGTGTGCTTAGGGATGTCAGTCCTTTCTTTAGTACAGGTGATGCAATGTGGCACTTGCTAATGTTCGATGCAAATGTCTCCCATGCTTGTGCGATGGATAGCAATTTGTCAAACACAGTCATATATGATGAATACTTGGGCACTTCTACTGGTTCCCAGTTGGAATCAGGGTCAGTCTCTAATAACACCTCCCCTTCAATAAACACCGAAACAAATGTTCAAGGGCCTGAGAAGTTGAATCGCATCATATCTTGTCCTGAGAACATGCAGAAATCCAACACTGCAAAAGTGGTAGGGATCCCGAGCCTACCTTGTGGAAGGTTCTCTGCATCAAATGAGGATGGCATGGGCCCAAAACCTAAACCTCTGAAGGAAAGCTTGATTTCGTCATATAATCATGCTCAGGAATCTTCTATTGTTGTTTCTCGATCTTCACAGGAAGAGAAGCCTGTTGGCAGTAGAAAGGTCCATGTAGGTAGTTCTAAAAGAGAATTTGTCCTCCGACAAAAGTCAGTTCACTTTGAGAAGAGCTATCGGTCCTTGGGTTCTAAAGCAGCTTCAAGAGCATGTAAACAGAGTGGGCTTAGTAGCCTAATTTTAAATAGGAAATGCAATCCAGTATCGGATTCCGCGAGCATAAGTTTGAAGAGCTCCTCATTAAAGATTGGGAAAGCTGCAGGAATCAACAAATCAACAGCAGATGCTAACCTTAACCTTTCTTTTAGTGATGGACACTCATCTAGTCCATCATGCATCTCAAAAGAAATTAGCAGTCAGTTACCAGCATCTAGTACAAATACTGAACTTTCTTTGTCACTACCTTCTGAGAGCAATGCTGGTGTTAGTCTTAAGCAGGAACCTAATGTTAAtgctgcaaattatagcaataatAGCCCAATccattctgatattatgtgcagaGATTGGGTCCCAGAGGACAAGAAGGATGAGAAGTTGCTTGTATTAGTTCCCCTAATGCATGAACTCCAGGCGCAGTTGCAAGACTGGACTGACTGGGCTCAGCAAAAAGTGATGCAGGCTGCCCGAAGGCTGAGCAAGGAGAAGGCTGAGCTGCAAACGTTGAGACAGGAAAAAGAAGAAGTGGCTCGTCTCGAAAAGGAGAGGCAAACTTTGGAAGAAAATACCAGGAAAAAGCTTGCTGAGATGGAACTTGCAATATCAAAGGCAAGTGCCCAGGTTGAAAGGGCTAACGCTGCTGCCCACAGGCTTGAATTTGAGAACACTCAGCTAAGGTTGGGAATGGAAGCTGCAAAATTACGTGCTGCAGAATCAGCAGCCAATTGTCAAGAAGTTTCAAGAAGAGAGATGAAGACTGTTAAAATGTTCCAGTCATGGGAAAAACAGCAAGTCCTGTTTCAGGAGGAGCTTGCAACTGAAAAGCATCAACTGTCTCAGCTGCAGCAGCAACTTGAACGAGTCAAGAAGCTTAGAGATCAATCAGAG GCTAGGTGGAGACAAGAAGAGAAGCTGAAGGATGATACACTCACAGAAGCCAATGCTGAAAGAAAAGAACGGGAACAGCTTGAGACTTCTGCAAAATCACAGGAAAATGCATTAAAATTGGAAGCAGAAAATGTTTTGCAAAGATGTAAAAATGATATCCGTAGACTTGAACAGCAGATTGCACAGTTACGGCTAGTCACACACTCGTCAAATATTGCTACACTGAGGTGGGGAACAGATAAAAGTTATGCATCCCGCCTTTCAGATGGAAAGAGAAGTAACGACTCGTATGTATTGGCCAAGATCATGGATACTCAGGACTTGGCATCTGAAGACCTACAGCGTGAACGCGAATGTGTTATGTGCCTATCAGAGGAGATGTCGGTTGTCTTCCTTCCCTGTGCTCACCAAGTTGTTTGCACAAAATGCAATGAGCTTCATGAGAAGAAGGGTATGAAAGATTGTCCTTCTTGTAGGACCCCTATTCAGCGGCGAGTCTCTGTTTGCTCGACTGACTATCAGCTCGAACATGTCTTCTGA